A genome region from Halichondria panicea chromosome 15, odHalPani1.1, whole genome shotgun sequence includes the following:
- the LOC135349433 gene encoding polyunsaturated fatty acid 5-lipoxygenase-like isoform X1: MAEVYEVQKVSSTIQKRESEGYGEAVDGEEVVTVAYFEQSLSMQSGKYYYGVQIVTGKQLDTGTTGDSYVILVGDKGKTEKLSLRGWFDYQVGENSLSNLTIVTDDDLGKVLVVVVGCDTGWFEDHWYVSFVTVVNLQLQEVDEFPCYHWIDGDSHVTITATTTTKRDVAGNNILLQQRARQLVQRRDVYRWSKDEVSGLPSGIDDTVAKLPADEQFRTVKSINFTTDAVKSMGSLKIAGLFVDCDDLHGYEVLARNLGGERQLYEAGRWTSDVEFGRQMMNGVNPIFIEKCRAVPPNFQVTNEMVQPFMSLSLEEEMKAGHIYICDMKIMDGLKSRDGYFNVAPICLLHVNKSKQLVPIAIQLKQGKREEEKTDNPIFLPSDSWIDWLLAKIYYQSAHSQVHQAFTHYTSCHATMEVYAMGTQRNLPDPHPIFKLLVPHLRYTMAINSRARASLINPGGVIDQFFGIGGEGLVEAWKRCGATYNVHTSNIKRWAKERGVENAEQLPGYYYRDDGIKVWDALESYASDIINEFYQTDEDVVKDEELQSWAEDIHTNGFPAYHDAPVGHGFPNKMSSKEELKVYCTLIMFTGSAQHASVNFMQYYYYRFVPNAPFGVRRPPPSKKGIADYQSILNTVPEEETAIKSVGATHLLSQYSQNEKFLGDFKLMFSEKKARTSLENLKAALTKVSKSINTRNEGLPSNMEYTAMLPEKIPNSITI; the protein is encoded by the exons ATGGCCGAGGTCTATGAAGTTCAAAAGGTGTCATCGACTATCCAGAAGCGAGAGAGTGAAGGCTATGGTGAAGCTGTTGATGGAGAAGAAGTAGTCACTGTCGCTTATTTTGAGCAATCATTATCGATGCAAA GTGGAAAGTACTACTATGGTGTACAAATTGTTACTGGCAAGCAACTGGACACTGGAACTACTGGTGATTCCTATGTGATACTGGTGGGAGACAAGGGGAAGACTGAAAAACTATCACTGCGAGGCTGGTTTGATTATCAAGTAGGGGAAAATTCATTGAGCAACCTGACAATTGTAACTGACGATGACTTGGGTAAAGTGCTGGTTGTGGTTGTCGGTTGTGACACTGGTTGGTTTGAAGATCACTGGTATGTGAGCTTTGTCACTGTAGTCAACTTACAGCTACAGGAAGTTGACGAATTTCCCTGCTACCACTGGATTGACGGGGACAGCCACGTCACCATTACTGCGACTACCA CTACAAAAAGGGATGTTGCTGGGAACAACATTTTGCTTCAACAGAGAGCTAGGCAGCTGGTACAGCGCCGAGATGTCTATAGATGGAGTAAAGATGAGGTTAGTGGCCTTCCATCTGGAATCGATGACACTGTTGCGAAGCTACCTGCTGATGAGCAATTTCGAACCGTCAAAAGTATCAATTTTACTACTGATGCTGTGAAAAGTATGGGCAGCCTAAAGATCGCAGGCCTCTTTGTCGATTGTGATGATCTCCATGGCTATGAGGTACTTGCACGAAACTTGGGAGGAGAGAGGCAGCTCTATGAGGCTGGGCGTTGGACATCGGATGTGGAATTTGGACGACAAATGATGAATGGAGTCAATCCAATTTTCATCGAGAAGTGCAGAGCTGTTCCACCCAATTTCCAAGTGACCAACGAAATGGTTCAGCCATTTATGAGCCTTTCTCTTGAAGAAGAAATGAAG GCTGGTCACATTTACATCTGTGACATGAAAATCATGGACGGGCTCAAGTCAAGAGATGGATATTTCAATGTTGCCCCGATCTGTCTGCTCCATGTGAACAAGAGCAAGCAACTGGTCCCCATTGCTATCCAGCTGAAGCAAGGCAAAAGGGAAGAAGAAAAGACAGATAATCCGATTTTCCTGCCCAGTGACAGCTGGATCGATTGGCTCCTGGCTAAAATTTACTATCAGAGTGCACACAGCCAG gttCATCAAGCCTTCACTCACTACACTTCTTGCCACGCTACCATGGAAGTGTATGCTATGGGAACTCAACGTAATCTCCCAGATCCTCATCCTATTTTCAAGCTGCTTGTACCACACCTTCGCTACACCATGGCTATCAATTCTCGTGCTCGAGCATCTCTCATCAATCCTGGAGGAGTCATTGACCAATTTTTTGGCATTGGTGGGGAAGGATTAGTTGAGGCATGGAAGAGATGTGGAGCAACCTACAATGTTCACACCAGCAACATCAAGCGTTGGGCCAAGGAGCGAGGGGTGGAAAATGCCGAGCAGCTGCCTGGCTACTACTATCGAGACGATGGGATCAAAGTGTGGGATGCTCTGGAGAGCTATGCTAGCGATATCATCAACGAGTTCTACCAGACAGACGAAGATGTTGTGAAAGACGAGGAGCTGCAATCATGGGCAGAAGACATTCACACCAATGGCTTCCCAGCATACCATGATGCTCCTGTCGGACATGGCTTCCCCAATAAAATGAGTTCCAAGGAAGAGTTGAAGGTGTACTGCACTCTGATCATGTTCACTGGATCGGCCCAACACGCATCTGTTAACTTCATGCAGTATTACTACTACCGATTCGTACCAAATGCTCCATTTGGTGTTCGCCGACCACCACCTTCCAAGAAAGGTATTGCAGATTATCAGTCCATCCTAAACACTGTACCAGAGGAAGAAACAGCCATAAAAAGTGTTGGCGCAACTCATCTTCTCTCTCAGTACAGCCAAAATGAG AAGTTCCTTGGGGATTTTAAGCTGATGTTCTCAGAGAAAAAAGCCAGAACAAGCCTAGAAAACCTCAAGGCAGCTCTGACGAAGGTCTCCAAAAGCATTAATACGCGGAACGAAGGCTTGCCTAGTAATATGGAGTACACTGCAATGTTGCCTGAAAAGATCCCAAACAGTATTACTATTTGA
- the LOC135349433 gene encoding allene oxide synthase-lipoxygenase protein-like isoform X2, whose protein sequence is MTWLQEVDEFPCYHWIDGDSHVTITATTTTKRDVAGNNILLQQRARQLVQRRDVYRWSKDEVSGLPSGIDDTVAKLPADEQFRTVKSINFTTDAVKSMGSLKIAGLFVDCDDLHGYEVLARNLGGERQLYEAGRWTSDVEFGRQMMNGVNPIFIEKCRAVPPNFQVTNEMVQPFMSLSLEEEMKAGHIYICDMKIMDGLKSRDGYFNVAPICLLHVNKSKQLVPIAIQLKQGKREEEKTDNPIFLPSDSWIDWLLAKIYYQSAHSQVHQAFTHYTSCHATMEVYAMGTQRNLPDPHPIFKLLVPHLRYTMAINSRARASLINPGGVIDQFFGIGGEGLVEAWKRCGATYNVHTSNIKRWAKERGVENAEQLPGYYYRDDGIKVWDALESYASDIINEFYQTDEDVVKDEELQSWAEDIHTNGFPAYHDAPVGHGFPNKMSSKEELKVYCTLIMFTGSAQHASVNFMQYYYYRFVPNAPFGVRRPPPSKKGIADYQSILNTVPEEETAIKSVGATHLLSQYSQNEKFLGDFKLMFSEKKARTSLENLKAALTKVSKSINTRNEGLPSNMEYTAMLPEKIPNSITI, encoded by the exons ATGACTTGG CTACAGGAAGTTGACGAATTTCCCTGCTACCACTGGATTGACGGGGACAGCCACGTCACCATTACTGCGACTACCA CTACAAAAAGGGATGTTGCTGGGAACAACATTTTGCTTCAACAGAGAGCTAGGCAGCTGGTACAGCGCCGAGATGTCTATAGATGGAGTAAAGATGAGGTTAGTGGCCTTCCATCTGGAATCGATGACACTGTTGCGAAGCTACCTGCTGATGAGCAATTTCGAACCGTCAAAAGTATCAATTTTACTACTGATGCTGTGAAAAGTATGGGCAGCCTAAAGATCGCAGGCCTCTTTGTCGATTGTGATGATCTCCATGGCTATGAGGTACTTGCACGAAACTTGGGAGGAGAGAGGCAGCTCTATGAGGCTGGGCGTTGGACATCGGATGTGGAATTTGGACGACAAATGATGAATGGAGTCAATCCAATTTTCATCGAGAAGTGCAGAGCTGTTCCACCCAATTTCCAAGTGACCAACGAAATGGTTCAGCCATTTATGAGCCTTTCTCTTGAAGAAGAAATGAAG GCTGGTCACATTTACATCTGTGACATGAAAATCATGGACGGGCTCAAGTCAAGAGATGGATATTTCAATGTTGCCCCGATCTGTCTGCTCCATGTGAACAAGAGCAAGCAACTGGTCCCCATTGCTATCCAGCTGAAGCAAGGCAAAAGGGAAGAAGAAAAGACAGATAATCCGATTTTCCTGCCCAGTGACAGCTGGATCGATTGGCTCCTGGCTAAAATTTACTATCAGAGTGCACACAGCCAG gttCATCAAGCCTTCACTCACTACACTTCTTGCCACGCTACCATGGAAGTGTATGCTATGGGAACTCAACGTAATCTCCCAGATCCTCATCCTATTTTCAAGCTGCTTGTACCACACCTTCGCTACACCATGGCTATCAATTCTCGTGCTCGAGCATCTCTCATCAATCCTGGAGGAGTCATTGACCAATTTTTTGGCATTGGTGGGGAAGGATTAGTTGAGGCATGGAAGAGATGTGGAGCAACCTACAATGTTCACACCAGCAACATCAAGCGTTGGGCCAAGGAGCGAGGGGTGGAAAATGCCGAGCAGCTGCCTGGCTACTACTATCGAGACGATGGGATCAAAGTGTGGGATGCTCTGGAGAGCTATGCTAGCGATATCATCAACGAGTTCTACCAGACAGACGAAGATGTTGTGAAAGACGAGGAGCTGCAATCATGGGCAGAAGACATTCACACCAATGGCTTCCCAGCATACCATGATGCTCCTGTCGGACATGGCTTCCCCAATAAAATGAGTTCCAAGGAAGAGTTGAAGGTGTACTGCACTCTGATCATGTTCACTGGATCGGCCCAACACGCATCTGTTAACTTCATGCAGTATTACTACTACCGATTCGTACCAAATGCTCCATTTGGTGTTCGCCGACCACCACCTTCCAAGAAAGGTATTGCAGATTATCAGTCCATCCTAAACACTGTACCAGAGGAAGAAACAGCCATAAAAAGTGTTGGCGCAACTCATCTTCTCTCTCAGTACAGCCAAAATGAG AAGTTCCTTGGGGATTTTAAGCTGATGTTCTCAGAGAAAAAAGCCAGAACAAGCCTAGAAAACCTCAAGGCAGCTCTGACGAAGGTCTCCAAAAGCATTAATACGCGGAACGAAGGCTTGCCTAGTAATATGGAGTACACTGCAATGTTGCCTGAAAAGATCCCAAACAGTATTACTATTTGA
- the LOC135349434 gene encoding polyunsaturated fatty acid 5-lipoxygenase-like translates to MADVYEVQKVSSTIQKRESEGYGESVDGEEVVTVAYFEHLLSKQDGKYYYGVQIVTGKQMDAGTTGDSYVMLVGDKGKTEKLSLRGWFDFRVGKNSLNNLTIVTDDDLGKVLVVVVGCDSGWFEDHWYVSFVTVVNLQLQEVDQFPCNHWIDGDSHVTITATTTTEKDVAGNKILLQQRVHQLLHRREVYRWSKDEASGIPSGIDDTVAKLPADEQFRAVKSINFKTDGMKIVGTLKIASFFVDCDDLHGYEVLARKLGGERQLYEAGRWTSDVEFGRQMMNGVNPIFIERCRAVPPNFPVTNEMVQPFMSLSLEEEMKAGHIYICDMKVMDGLKARVGYFNVAPICLLYVNKAKKLVPIAIQLNQGVREEEKTNNPIFLPNDSWIDWLLAKIYYQSAHSQIHQAFTHYTSCHATMEAYSMGTQRNLPDPHPIFKLLVPYLRYTIAINSRARKTLINPGGAIDSFFGIGGEGLIESWKRCGATYNVHTANIKRSAKERGVDNAEQLPGYYYRDDGIKVWDALEGYVDDIINEFYLTDDDVIKDKELQAWAEDIHTHGFPAYRDAPVGHGFPNKMSSKEELRLYCTLIMFTGSAQHASVNFMQYYYYRFVPNAPFGVRRPPLTKKGIADYQSLLNTLPEEETAMKCVGTTHLLSQYSQNERFLGDTMQMFSEKKARTSLENLKTALTEVSESIKARNKGLPIDMQYTAMLPENIPNSITI, encoded by the exons ATGGCCGATGTCTATGAAGTTCAAAAGGTGTCATCCACTATCCAGAAGCGAGAGAGTGAAGGCTATGGTGAATCTGTTGATGGAGAAGAAGTAGTCACTGTCGCTTATTTTGAGCATTTATTATCGAAGCAAG ATGGAAAGTACTACTATGGTGTACAAATTGTTACTGGCAAGCAAATGGATGCTGGAACTACTGGTGATTCCTATGTGATGCTGGTGGGAGACAAAGGGAAGACTGAAAAACTATCATTGCGAGGCTGGTTTGATTTTCGAGTTGGGAAAAATTCATTGAACAACTTGACAATTGTGACTGATGATGACTTGGGCAAGGTGTTGGTTGTGGTAGTCGGTTGTGACTCCGGTTGGTTTGAAGATCACTGGTATGTGAGCTTTGTCACTGTAGTCAACTTACAGCTGCAAGAAGTCGACCAATTTCCCTGCAACCATTGGATTGATGGAGACAGCCACGTCACTATTACTGCGACTACCA CTACAGAAAAGGATGTGGCTGGGAACAAAATTTTGCTTCAACAGAGAGTTCACCAGCTGTTACACCGCCGAGAGGTTTATAGGTGGAGTAAAGATGAGGCTAGTGGCATTCCATCTGGAATTGATGACACCGTTGCGAAGCTACCTGCTGATGAGCAATTTCGAGCAGTCAAAAGTATCAATTTTAAGACTGATGGTATGAAAATTGTTGGCACCCTAAAGATCgcaagcttctttgtcgattGTGATGATCTCCATGGCTATGAGGTACTTGCAAGAAAGTTGGGGGGCGAGAGGCAGCTCTATGAGGCTGGGCGTTGGACATCAGATGTGGAATTTGGACGACAAATGATGAATGGAGTCAATCCAATTTTCATCGAGAGGTGCAGGGCTGTACCACCCAATTTCCCTGTGACCAACGAAATGGTTCAGCCATTTATGAGCCTATCTCTTGAAGAAGAAATGAAG GCTGGACACATTTACATATGTGACATGAAAGTCATGGACGGGCTCAAAGCGAGAGTGGGATATTTCAACGTTGCCCCCATCTGCCTACTCTATGTGAATAAGGCCAAGAAACTGGTTCCCATTGCTATCCAGTTGAATCAAGGTGTAAGGGAGGAAGAAAAGACAAATAATCCAATCTTTTTGCCCAATGACAGCTGGATTGATTGGCTGCTGGCTAAAATCTACTATCAGAGTGCACACAGCCAG atTCATCAAGCCTTCACACACTACACTTCTTGCCATGCTACCATGGAAGCATATTCTATGGGCACTCAACGTAACCTCCCAGATCCACATCCTATTTTCAAGCTGCTCGTACCATACCTTCGCTACACAATAGCAATCAATTCTCGTGCTCGAAAAACTCTTATCAACCCCGGAGGTGCCATTGACTCGTTTTTTGGCATTGGCGGTGAGGGATTAATTGAGTCATGGAAGAGATGTGGAGCAACCTACAACGTTCATACTGCCAACATCAAGCGCTCGGCCAAGGAGCGAGGAGTGGACAATGCTGAGCAGCTGCCTGGCTACTACTATCGAGACGATGGGATCAAAGTGTGGGATGCTTTGGAGGGCTATGTCGACGATATCATCAACGAGTTTTACCTGACAGACGATGATGTTATAAAAGACAAGGAGCTGCAAGCATGGGCAGAAGATATTCACACCCATGGCTTCCCAGCATACCGTGATGCTCCTGTCGGACATGGCTTCCCCAATAAAATGAGTTCCAAGGAAGAGCTGAGGCTCTACTGCACTCTGATCATGTTCACTGGATCAGCCCAGCATGCTTCTGTTAACTTCATGCAGTATTACTACTATCGATTCGTGCCAAATGCTCCATTTGGTGTTCGCCGACCACCACTCACCAAGAAAGGCATTGCAGATTATCAGTCCCTCCTCAACACGCTACCAGAGGAAGAAACAGCCATGAAATGCGTTGGCACCACTCACCTCCTTTCTCAGTACAGTCAAAATGAG AGGTTCCTTGGAGATACTATGCAGATGTTTTCAGAGAAAAAAGCCAGAACAAGCCTAGAAAACCTCAAGACAGCCCTGACGGAGGTCTCCGAAAGTATTAAAGCCCGAAACAAAGGCTTGCCTATTGATATGCAGTACACTGCAATGTTGCCTGAAAATATCCCAAACAGTATTACTATTTGA